From a single Silene latifolia isolate original U9 population chromosome 6, ASM4854445v1, whole genome shotgun sequence genomic region:
- the LOC141587852 gene encoding mannan endo-1,4-beta-mannosidase 1-like, producing MASYLKSIDGNHLLEIGLEGFYGSSTPDKIKINPNSYQFGTDFIANNQIPAIDFVTVHSYPDQWLKNAPGSAQLTFLKQWVDQHIADSQNILRKPVIFAEFGKS from the exons ATGGCTTCCTACTTGAAATCAATTGATGGAAACCACCTCTTGGAAATTGGGTTGGAAGGATTTTACGGCAGTTCGACACCGGATAAGATCAAAATCAACCCTAACAGTTATCAATTTGGTACCGATTTCATTGCAAATAACCAGATCCCTGCTATCGATTTTGTTACAGTCCACTCCTATCCAGATCAATG GCTCAAGAATGCACCAGGCAGCGCCCAGCTGACATTCCTGAAGCAATGGGTGGATCAACACATAGCGGATTCTCAAAACATCCTTAGAAAACCAGTTATATTTGCGGAGTTTGGAAAATCATAG
- the LOC141586551 gene encoding glucose-1-phosphate adenylyltransferase large subunit, chloroplastic/amyloplastic-like isoform X2 has protein sequence MKIDQTGRIVHFAEKPKGSDLHAMQIDTTLLGLPEKEAMANPYIASMGVYVFQTEVLRELLDGKYPSSNDFGSEIIPSAVGEHNVQAYLFNDYWEDIGTIKSFFDANLALTEQSPKFKFYDPKTPFYISARFLPPTKVDKCKIVDSIISHGCFIHECSIEHSIVGIRSRLESSVEFQDTMVMGADYYQTESEIASLLAEGKVPVGVGQNTKIRNCTIDKNAKIGRDVIITNKDGVDEADRPNDGFYIRSGIPVILKNATIKDGMVI, from the exons ATGAAGATTGACCAGACTGGACGGATTGTCCACTTTGCAGAGAAGCCCAAGGGGTCTGATCTGCATGCTATG CAAATTGATACCACCCTTCTCGGGCTACCAGAGAAAGAAGCCATGGCAAACCCGTACATAGCATCAATGGGCGTGTATGTTTTCCAAACTGAGGTCCTCAGGGAACTTCTAGATGGAAAGTACCCTTCAAGCAATGATTTCGGCTCTGAGATTATTCCTTCGGCTGTTGGAGAGCACAATGTCCAG GCTTATTTGTTCAATGATTACTGGGAGGATATTGGAACCATAAAGTCTTTCTTCGATGCAAATTTAGCCCTCACAGAACAG TCTCCCAAATTTAAATTTTATGACCCAAAGACACCCTTCTACATATCGGCCAGATTTCTGCCTCCTACTAAGGTAGATAAATGCAAG ATTGTTGATTCGATAATATCACATGGTTGTTTTATACACGAGTGCAGCATTGAACACTCAATAGTGGGAATTCGATCTCGATTAGAGTCAAGCGTAGAGTTTCAG GATACAATGGTGATGGGTGCCGATTACTATCAAACTGAATCAGAAATTGCATCACTGCTTGCTGAGGGAAAGGTTCCCGTTGGTGTTGGACAAAACACCAAAATTAG GAATTGCACTATTGATAAGAATGCAAAAATCGGAAGAGATGTGATTATTACAAACAAGGAT GGGGTAGATGAAGCAGATAGACCAAATGACGGGTTCTACATCAGGTCAGGCATCCCGGTGATATTAAAGAACGCAACCATAAAAGACGGGATGGTGATTTAA
- the LOC141586551 gene encoding glucose-1-phosphate adenylyltransferase large subunit, chloroplastic/amyloplastic-like isoform X1 — translation MAMADDVRQKCLNQCKKSYHVILDAPLLVIVSSLWFFRASDFGLMKIDQTGRIVHFAEKPKGSDLHAMQIDTTLLGLPEKEAMANPYIASMGVYVFQTEVLRELLDGKYPSSNDFGSEIIPSAVGEHNVQAYLFNDYWEDIGTIKSFFDANLALTEQSPKFKFYDPKTPFYISARFLPPTKVDKCKIVDSIISHGCFIHECSIEHSIVGIRSRLESSVEFQDTMVMGADYYQTESEIASLLAEGKVPVGVGQNTKIRNCTIDKNAKIGRDVIITNKDGVDEADRPNDGFYIRSGIPVILKNATIKDGMVI, via the exons ATGGCGATGGCTGACGATGTGAGGCAGAAATGTTTAAACCAATGTAAAAAGAGTTATCACGTCATACTCGATGCTCCGCTGTTGGTTATTGTATCTTCTTTGTGGTTTTT CCGTGCATCAGATTTTGGGTTGATGAAGATTGACCAGACTGGACGGATTGTCCACTTTGCAGAGAAGCCCAAGGGGTCTGATCTGCATGCTATG CAAATTGATACCACCCTTCTCGGGCTACCAGAGAAAGAAGCCATGGCAAACCCGTACATAGCATCAATGGGCGTGTATGTTTTCCAAACTGAGGTCCTCAGGGAACTTCTAGATGGAAAGTACCCTTCAAGCAATGATTTCGGCTCTGAGATTATTCCTTCGGCTGTTGGAGAGCACAATGTCCAG GCTTATTTGTTCAATGATTACTGGGAGGATATTGGAACCATAAAGTCTTTCTTCGATGCAAATTTAGCCCTCACAGAACAG TCTCCCAAATTTAAATTTTATGACCCAAAGACACCCTTCTACATATCGGCCAGATTTCTGCCTCCTACTAAGGTAGATAAATGCAAG ATTGTTGATTCGATAATATCACATGGTTGTTTTATACACGAGTGCAGCATTGAACACTCAATAGTGGGAATTCGATCTCGATTAGAGTCAAGCGTAGAGTTTCAG GATACAATGGTGATGGGTGCCGATTACTATCAAACTGAATCAGAAATTGCATCACTGCTTGCTGAGGGAAAGGTTCCCGTTGGTGTTGGACAAAACACCAAAATTAG GAATTGCACTATTGATAAGAATGCAAAAATCGGAAGAGATGTGATTATTACAAACAAGGAT GGGGTAGATGAAGCAGATAGACCAAATGACGGGTTCTACATCAGGTCAGGCATCCCGGTGATATTAAAGAACGCAACCATAAAAGACGGGATGGTGATTTAA